The Lactuca sativa cultivar Salinas chromosome 2, Lsat_Salinas_v11, whole genome shotgun sequence genome includes a window with the following:
- the LOC111876642 gene encoding uncharacterized protein LOC111876642, with translation MCCGHSFDGYGGVSRHHGRLYENVRRTARESLYTSSRGVVETFGDVYLRKPSLHDLQELYAAHEKRHGFPGMIGSIDCTHWKWKNCPVALKGQYVSGHHGSPSLVLEAVASQDLWIWHAFFEVAGSNNDVNVLDRLPIFDDLLNGKAPDAPFTVNGNEYKYEYYLTDGIYPQYSTFVKAFRHPVEEQNKSFKRRQE, from the coding sequence ATGTGTTGCGGCCATTCGTTTGATGGCTATGGGGGAGTCAGCCGACACCATGGAAGACTATATGAGAATGTCCGAAGAACCGCAAGGGAGAGTTTGTATACATCGTCAAGGGGTGTTGTTGAAACATTTGGAGACGTGTATTTACGGAAACCGTCGTTGCATGATTTGCAAGAATTGTATGCGGCGCATGAAAAACGCCATGGGTTTCCCGGAATGATCGGAAGCATTGATTGCACACACTGGAAATGGAAAAATTGTCCGGTAGCATTGAAAGGGCAATACGTAAGTGGTCATCACGGATCACCTTCGTTGGTTTTAGAGGCTGTTGCTTCtcaagatttatggatttggcATGCATTTTTTGAGGTTGCGGGTTCCAACAACGACGTCAACGTTCTTGATCGGTTGCCAATATTCGACGATCTTTTGAATGGAAAGGCCCCGGATGCTCCTTTCACGGTGAATGGAAACGAATACAAATATGAGTATTACCTTACAGATGGAATATATCCTCAGTATTCCACATTCGTGAAGGCATTCCGCCACCCAGTTGAAGAACAAAACAAATCTTTTAAGAGAAGACAAGAATGA